In Ischnura elegans chromosome 9, ioIscEleg1.1, whole genome shotgun sequence, the following proteins share a genomic window:
- the LOC124165991 gene encoding exportin-4-like, giving the protein MAGQAIKELETAAQVLLAPPNVVNNEQRHAAEAVFLNFKKTKSPYNICREILETSTNDYVLFEAASVLKDALIREWSTLQENDLTSLRQYLLHYVMEKTSLPSFVRERIVQVAAIMVKRSSVEDFGCERGQILNEVQNLILSGDPPRQLVACSIISALMQEYAITVKSSDVGLTWETHFKAKKQFQATDLKRIFHFCLQAFGELVKVEGINGQALHLFHHLLSIAQSVLSWGFISSYLPKRLIGVFESVLDSEPSPALRLGASWKDIILDPNVINLFFEIHWKVRENPDLSHLSLACLTQLASLNGAVVSAENTRIHYLTHYIQAFLKLVNSVQIMDREALGISNIVRKLLVYSPPPVLAGLPTLRVESPSSPIAGASPSAGFQPEEHLFHTFLHQMTKLTCQFAMGAALEESTCSEDHMYTEAFGYMLAAWTLVLHDAHVLPKQLLQDSSTQIFNTYLKCHLSPPDGNRGQGREIDVEEIDETEEDDRTKFKDQLEAIGAFGRQVLSHSLPLLSRLLEERTRRLQNHLQKMMQLGGGQNSGSHGGSIVTIADTSALDCLFEDIHWLVLIAGHTCCMVSEGETPLIPTEIMHHSMEQVSQYSLDGGGGWPGGGGGAPPIVEASLRLLASSPSLPPPPQESLEAENVDHVIRLVAAMFRVSEVERQAYESNLGHLLSPEVSCTLLWFLRRWALSYLLPNETFYSEMSMTLVSAFGRDTEAASWTVSFILSKVQSNLQFCGSEQGIIKDTTLLLSALVETKDKGTYVLKCEGLWNILAKMAHLNEAECVIPQTAKRGIYRALVLAGAAAESEQARSEYWGQLLRPLQEKFKRLICQENFARIFHQERIRTEFINLLESYIGVAQGSQASTSNSLFQYMAPILGELPPLLALTHNYSQLVQVILECYCEALRHMLYHLSQTDTQRMYEWCLQLIRTYASCSLGRRTIEASAEEEAYQDILLLMELLTNLLFNGFIELVSADALAESGAPQVSQADVILLGLSTLMPFVSPELLCFPSLCSRYFSVITFACEIFPGKMCSLPRSLSQPLLASVQLGLGGSYGTEAVSLCCDFIQVIGSHVFTSRLNEAPIYEDLRAFLKLFMSSILTQQFNSDLIPNASAAMYVLICCYQDDYQQMVQDLINSQTDPSVAQRLAGAFTDLTTGLVLNTERQNRLKFKDNFEKFITNVHGFLLVK; this is encoded by the exons ATGGCCGGGCAAGCAATCAAGGAACTTGAAACAGCAGCCCAAGTGTTGCTG GCTCCACCTAATGTAGTAAATAATGAACAGCGACATGCAGCTGAAGCCGTATTTCTCAATTTCAAGAAGACCAAATCTCCATACAACATTTGCCGGGAGATTCTTG AAACATCAACTAATGACTACGTGCTCTTCGAGGCTGCAAGTGTGCTTAAAGATGCGTTAATTAGAGAGTGGTCTACGTTGCAAGAAAATGACTTAACTTCCTTACGTCAGTATCTGTTACACTATGTAATGGAGAAGACGTCACTCCCCTCTTTTGTGAGGGAGAGGATTGTTCAG GTGGCCGCTATTATGGTTAAAAGAAGTAGCGTGGAAGATTTCGGCTGCGAAAGGGGCCAAATCCTAAATGAAGTACAAAATCTCATCTTAAGCGGTGATCCGCCACGA caATTGGTGGCTTGCAGCATAATATCTGCACTGATGCAAGAGTATGCAATTACTGTGAAATCTTCTGATGTTGGCCTTACCTGGGAAACTCATTTCAAGGCTAAAAAACAATTTCAG gccACTGATTTGAAGCGCATATTTCACTTCTGCTTGCAAGCTTTTGGCGAGCTTGTGAAAGTTGAGGGCATAAATGGTCAAGCTCTGCATCTGTTCCATCATCTATTGTCAATTGCACAATCAGTGCTCTCGTGGGGATTCATTTCTAGTTATT TGCCAAAGCGATTGATAGGTGTGTTTGAATCAGTATTAGACTCGGAACCTAGTCCAGCCCTGAGATTGGGTGCATCATGGAAGGATATCATCTTGGACCCTAATGTCATCAACCTTTTCTTTGAG ATACACTGGAAAGTAAGAGAAAATCCTGACCTCTCTCACCTCTCTTTGGCTTGCCTTACACAACTTGCATCTCTAAATGGAGCTGTTGTGTCTGCTGAAAATACTCGGATCCATTACTTAACCCATTACATACAGGCTTTCCTTAAGCTTGTGAACAG TGTTCAGATAATGGACAGAGAGGCACTGGGTATCTCTAACATAGTGAGAAAGTTGCTTGTTTACTCTCCTCCTCCTGTTCTTGCTGGCCTTCCAACCTTGCGTGTTGAGTCTCCATCATCTCCGATTGCTGGGGCTTCTCCTTCAGCAGGATTCCAGCCAGAGGAGCACCTTTTTCATACATTTCTTCATCAGATGACCAAGCTGACTTGCCAGTTTGCAATGGGAGCAGCTCTGGAGGAATCA ACATGTTCAGAAGACCATATGTACACAGAAGCATTTGGTTACATGTTGGCAGCTTGGACATTGGTTCTTCATGATGCTCATGTTTTACCAAAACAACTTTTGCAAGACTCgtccacacaaatatttaataCCTACCTCAAGTGTCATCTATCTCCACCTGATGGAAATCGTGGTcaa GGCAGAGAAATAGATGTTGAAGAGATTGATGAGACTGAGGAGGATGATCGAACAAAGTTCAAAGATCAGCTTGAAGCTATTGGTGCCTTTGGGAGGCAG GTTTTAAGTCACAGCCTTCCTCTCCTATCAAGACTTCTGGAAGAGCGGACCAGAAGGCTACAAAACCATTTGCAGAAAATGATGCAACTCGGAGGTGGACAGAACAGTGGTTCTCATGGAGGCTCAATTGTTACCATCGCCGATACCAGTGCACTGGACTGTCTCTTTGAAGATATCCATTGGCTGGTACTAATTGCAG gGCACACGTGTTGTATGGTGAGCGAAGGTGAGACACCTCTCATCCCAACGGAGATAATGCACCACAGCATGGAGCAAGTTTCGCAGTACTCTTTAGATGGGGGTGGTGGCTGGCCAGGTGGCGGGGGTGGGGCCCCTCCCATTGTCGAGGCCTCTCTTCGTCTCCTGGCGTCCTCTCCatctcttcccccaccccctcaagAATCTCTAGAAGCTGAAAACGTTGATCATGTGATAAG gTTGGTTGCAGCCATGTTTAGGGTTAGTGAAGTAGAGAGGCAAGCTTATGAAAGCAACTTGGGGCACTTACTCAGCCCTGAAGTTAGCTGTACACTTCTTTGGTTCCTCAGGAGATGGGCTCTTTCATACCTTCTCCCCAATGAAACCTTCTATTCAGAG ATGAGCATGACGCTTGTGAGTGCATTTGGAAGGGATACAGAAGCAGCTTCGTGGACAGTATCCTTCATACTATCAAAAGTTCAATCAAACCTTCAGTTCTGTGGATCTGAGCAAGGAATCATAAAGGACACCACGCTTTTGTTATCTGCTCTTGTTGAGACAAAAGACAA AGGTACGTATGTGCTCAAATGTGAAGGTTTGTGGAATATTTTAGCCAAAATGGCTCATTTAAATGAAGCAGAGTGCGTGATCCCTCAGACAGCTAAGAGAGGAATATACCGTGCACTTGTACTGGCTGGTGCAGCAGCTGAGAGTGAGCAAGCACGATCAGAATATTGGGGTCAG TTGCTGAGACCTCTTCAGGAGAAATTTAAGAGGCTGATATGTCAAGAAAATTTTGCCCGTATTTTTCACCAGGAAAGAATAAGGACAGAATTTATTAATCTCTTGGAATCTTATATTG GAGTAGCTCAGGGCAGTCAAGCTTCAACCTCCAACTCTTTGTTTCAGTACATGGCACCTATTTTGGGGGAGCTGCCGCCATTACTTGCTCTCACTCATAACTACTCGCAATTAGTTCAAGTGATACTGGAGTGTTATTGTGAAGCTCTGAGGCACATGCTGTACCACCTTTCACAG ACAGATACGCAACGGATGTATGAGTGGTGTTTGCAACTCATTAGGACCTATGCCAGTTGTAGTCTTGGAAGAAGAACAATTGAAGCATCTGCTGAGGAAGAAGCATACCAGGATATACTCCTCCTAATGGAACTCTTGACCAATTTACTTTTCAATGGATTCATTGAACTTGTCTCAGCTG ACGCTCTTGCAGAATCTGGTGCTCCTCAAGTGTCTCAAGCGGATGTGATTTTGTTAGGCCTTTCCACTTTGATGCCATTTGTCTCACCAGAACTGTTGTGCTTCCCATCTTTATGTTCTCGTTACTTCAGTGTTATCACCTTTGCGTGTGAAATATTTCCTGGGAAAATGTGTTCCCTTCCCCGCTCTCTTTCCCAACCTTTGCTGGCATCCGTGCAATTGGGACTTGGTGGTTCCTATGGAACAGAAGCTGTCTCCCTCTGCTGTGATTTCATTCAA GTCATAGGAAGCCATGTTTTTACCAGTCGTCTCAATGAAGCTCCAATTTATGAAGATTTAAGAGCATTCCTGAAG